The Neisseria sicca genome includes a window with the following:
- a CDS encoding glycogen/starch/alpha-glucan phosphorylase encodes MAKKKQPISGFDYVMPKPDAETIRKSIVYKLIFILGVDPKEATEHQWLNAAMLAARDLIAEDFLQTRRAHIDNGKRMVYYLSMEFLLGRAFVNALINEGVYAEFEEAFKQLGKEFADVCEQEQDPGLGNGGLGRLAACFLDSLATLRIPAMGYGIRYQYGMFKQEIVDGQQVEKPDLWLDQDLAWQIGRPNKQYAVSFGGQVINMGDKKEWHPSEEISAMAYDEIIPGYGGDIANPLRLWTAHAGNRFDLSDFNRGDYASAVRAQNSDENISRVLYPNDSTDSGRELRLKQEYFLVSASVQDIVARHKCRFPSIKNLADKVAIHLNDTHPVLAIPELMRILIDEEGIAWTEAWNMCCKIFSYTNHTLMSEALETWPVDLMGRLLPRHLDIIFEINAYFLNALRAIGNFDDDFVRRVSIIDETHGRRVRMAWLAVIGSHKVNGVAKIHSDLMTTSIFADFAKVFPERFTNVTNGVTPRRWINIANPELTRFLDKHLGEQDWRLHLDNLTKLNEKVDDAEVQAEFGAVKKAAKERLAKYIETELGIKVNTDALFDIQIKRIHEYKRQALNLMHIVDRYNKILENPDFDWQPRVFIFSGKAASAYYMAKKIIRLINDVAKTINNDERIRDLIKVVYIPNYSVSLAQIIIPAADLHEQISLAGTEASGTSNMKFALNGALCMGTLDGANVEILEKVGADNCFIFGNTVEQVEEIRRNGYDPLSYIERDNDLRRVVNQISNGTFSPEEPNRYNDVLQPYGDFYQLMADFRSYIDTQYKADEHYRDVAAWRKSALINIANMGFFSSDRSIADYCRDIWYIKPLTLKELPKHQ; translated from the coding sequence ATGGCTAAGAAAAAACAACCCATTTCAGGTTTTGATTATGTCATGCCGAAACCGGATGCCGAAACCATCCGCAAGTCGATCGTCTATAAATTGATTTTCATTTTGGGCGTCGATCCGAAAGAGGCGACCGAACACCAATGGCTCAACGCCGCCATGCTTGCCGCGCGCGACCTGATTGCCGAAGATTTCCTGCAAACCCGCCGCGCCCACATCGACAATGGCAAACGCATGGTTTACTACCTTTCCATGGAATTTCTGTTGGGACGCGCCTTCGTCAACGCTTTGATTAACGAAGGCGTTTATGCCGAATTTGAAGAGGCGTTCAAACAATTGGGCAAAGAGTTTGCCGATGTCTGCGAACAAGAACAAGACCCCGGCTTGGGCAACGGTGGTTTGGGTCGCTTGGCTGCCTGCTTCCTCGACTCGCTCGCCACCTTGCGTATTCCCGCCATGGGCTACGGTATCCGCTATCAATACGGTATGTTCAAACAAGAAATCGTGGACGGTCAGCAAGTCGAAAAACCCGATTTGTGGCTCGACCAAGATTTGGCATGGCAGATCGGCCGTCCGAACAAACAATATGCCGTCAGCTTCGGCGGACAAGTCATCAATATGGGTGATAAAAAAGAATGGCATCCGAGCGAAGAGATTTCCGCGATGGCATACGATGAAATCATCCCCGGCTACGGCGGCGACATCGCCAACCCGTTGCGCCTGTGGACGGCACACGCCGGAAACCGCTTCGACTTGTCGGACTTCAACCGCGGCGATTACGCATCCGCCGTCCGCGCGCAAAACAGCGACGAAAACATCTCGCGCGTCCTCTATCCGAACGACTCCACCGACAGCGGCCGCGAACTGCGCCTGAAACAGGAATATTTCCTTGTTTCCGCATCCGTACAAGACATCGTGGCGCGCCACAAATGCCGTTTCCCCAGCATCAAAAACCTTGCCGACAAAGTCGCCATCCACCTGAACGATACCCACCCCGTGCTGGCGATTCCCGAGCTGATGCGCATCCTGATTGACGAAGAAGGCATCGCGTGGACCGAAGCATGGAATATGTGCTGTAAGATTTTCTCTTACACCAACCATACCCTGATGAGCGAAGCCTTGGAAACTTGGCCGGTTGATTTGATGGGCCGTCTGCTGCCGCGCCATTTGGACATCATCTTTGAAATCAACGCCTACTTCCTGAACGCCCTGCGCGCCATCGGCAATTTCGACGACGACTTTGTCCGCCGCGTATCCATCATTGATGAGACCCACGGCCGCCGCGTCCGCATGGCATGGCTGGCAGTCATCGGTTCGCACAAAGTCAACGGCGTGGCGAAAATCCACTCCGACCTGATGACCACTTCCATCTTCGCCGACTTTGCCAAAGTGTTCCCCGAACGCTTTACCAACGTAACCAACGGCGTAACCCCGCGCCGCTGGATCAACATTGCCAACCCCGAGTTGACCCGTTTCCTCGACAAACATTTGGGCGAACAAGACTGGCGTCTGCATTTGGACAACCTGACCAAGCTCAATGAAAAAGTAGACGATGCGGAAGTACAGGCAGAATTTGGTGCCGTGAAAAAAGCTGCCAAAGAACGCCTCGCCAAATACATTGAAACCGAATTGGGCATCAAAGTAAACACGGACGCGCTGTTTGACATTCAAATCAAACGCATCCACGAATACAAACGCCAAGCATTGAATTTGATGCACATCGTCGACCGCTACAACAAAATCTTGGAAAACCCGGATTTCGACTGGCAGCCGCGCGTCTTCATCTTTTCCGGTAAAGCCGCATCCGCCTACTACATGGCGAAAAAAATCATCCGCCTGATTAACGACGTAGCGAAAACCATCAACAACGACGAACGCATCCGCGACCTGATTAAAGTCGTCTATATCCCGAATTACAGCGTCAGCCTCGCCCAAATCATCATCCCCGCCGCCGATTTGCACGAACAAATCTCGTTGGCAGGCACGGAAGCTTCCGGTACCAGCAACATGAAATTCGCCCTCAACGGCGCGCTCTGCATGGGTACGCTGGACGGCGCGAACGTCGAAATTCTGGAAAAAGTCGGCGCGGACAACTGCTTTATCTTCGGTAACACCGTCGAGCAAGTGGAAGAAATCCGCCGCAACGGTTACGACCCGTTAAGCTACATCGAGCGCGACAACGACCTGCGCCGCGTCGTCAACCAAATCAGCAACGGTACGTTCTCACCGGAAGAACCGAACCGCTACAACGACGTCCTGCAACCTTACGGCGATTTCTATCAACTGATGGCAGATTTCCGCAGCTACATCGACACGCAATACAAAGCGGACGAACACTACCGCGATGTTGCCGCGTGGCGTAAATCCGCTTTGATCAACATCGCCAATATGGGCTTCTTCTCGTCCGACCGCTCCATCGCCGACTACTGCCGCGATATTTGGTACATCAAGCCGCTGACTTTGAAAGAGCTGCCTAAACACCAATAA
- a CDS encoding HlyD family secretion protein translates to MKKAVIASLAVALVAGGAWYVLQNQKETLPAWIAQSNGRLELNRIDVASLYPGRVKAVLVEEGADVKEGDILAELSSETSNSRLEEARAAELRQEEAVGRAKAAEAQMKQTVARAQANVDANRQQLRVAKMELDNARKLLADQLVSQSEVTKRQADYERAVAAVKAAEAARDEARATVAQSAAAQAEARAGVEQARAAVKAATSANDDMNIRAPIAGRVEYTIAEAGNVVAAGSKVVSLLDPADVSMNIFLPTDSMSRLKVNDDARIRLDGIDAVFPAKIKFIATDAQFTPKSVETVDERAKLMFKVKLQVPRETAVKYNRLLKGGLTGNGFVKTDDKGAWPAELAVRLPN, encoded by the coding sequence ATGAAAAAAGCTGTTATTGCTTCTCTTGCCGTCGCGCTGGTTGCGGGCGGCGCGTGGTATGTCCTTCAAAACCAAAAAGAAACTTTGCCCGCATGGATTGCGCAATCCAACGGGCGGCTGGAGTTGAACCGCATTGATGTCGCCAGCCTGTATCCGGGGCGGGTGAAGGCGGTACTGGTGGAAGAGGGCGCAGACGTGAAAGAGGGCGATATTCTGGCGGAACTGTCGTCTGAAACCAGCAACAGCCGTTTGGAAGAAGCGCGGGCGGCGGAATTGCGGCAAGAAGAGGCGGTTGGGCGCGCCAAAGCTGCCGAAGCGCAGATGAAACAGACGGTTGCGCGCGCGCAGGCGAATGTGGACGCGAACAGGCAGCAGCTGCGCGTGGCGAAAATGGAGCTGGATAATGCACGCAAATTGCTTGCCGACCAGCTGGTGTCGCAATCGGAAGTTACCAAGCGTCAGGCGGATTATGAGCGTGCTGTCGCGGCGGTCAAAGCGGCAGAAGCGGCGCGGGACGAAGCGCGGGCGACGGTGGCGCAAAGTGCCGCCGCACAAGCGGAAGCGCGCGCCGGTGTCGAACAGGCGAGGGCGGCAGTCAAAGCGGCCACATCCGCCAACGATGATATGAATATCCGCGCACCGATAGCCGGCAGGGTGGAATACACCATTGCGGAAGCGGGCAACGTGGTCGCGGCGGGTTCGAAAGTGGTCAGCCTGCTTGATCCTGCCGATGTTTCGATGAATATTTTCCTGCCGACCGACAGCATGAGTCGTCTGAAAGTCAATGACGATGCGCGTATCCGTTTGGACGGCATTGACGCGGTGTTCCCCGCCAAAATCAAATTTATCGCGACGGACGCCCAGTTTACGCCCAAGTCGGTGGAAACGGTCGATGAACGCGCGAAGCTGATGTTTAAAGTGAAATTGCAAGTGCCGCGTGAGACGGCGGTGAAATACAACCGTCTGCTGAAAGGCGGACTGACGGGCAACGGTTTTGTGAAAACCGACGACAAAGGGGCATGGCCCGCCGAGCTGGCGGTGAGGTTGCCGAATTAG
- a CDS encoding MBOAT family O-acyltransferase — translation MPLLSIEFAVFFIAFLPLYWAFFRMPSVQNVLLLLAGMGWLYHLNPIFAAVIACYSSCVHLLGLLMSSEKENVRKFWLGFGVASALAVLCFFKYFDFFRPFIRQYTGQSEIVDILMPLGLSYYTFQSLAYLVYCCRHPMGDRFAWHELLLHLSFFPTITSGPIIRAAAFKSIDGEQAGALEQIRTAEPRALVRPALAVCLILLGIAKKWWLAGALGDGWVSPVFENPAQFDGWGVLSGVYGYTFQLFFDFSGYSDLVIGMAMLLGFRLPKNFAAPLRAFNIRDFWNRWHISLSTWIRDYIYIPLGGNKHGFILTQFNLLLAMVLSGVWHGYGWNFLLWGALHGVALILLNCGDKIFGRDGSRRLKILRPLAWFVTFHFVCFTFVVFNTGSLADTQMVFDALFANETGWAAPNQADILLLAAFGLMILLYPYLLRLFDGAVAALEKMPMWLWFIPLTLALVLIIVLAPSGIPGFIYADF, via the coding sequence ATGCCGTTGCTGTCGATTGAATTCGCAGTATTTTTTATTGCTTTTCTGCCTCTTTATTGGGCATTTTTCCGTATGCCGTCGGTGCAGAATGTTTTGCTTCTGCTGGCGGGTATGGGTTGGCTGTATCACTTGAATCCCATCTTTGCCGCCGTGATTGCCTGCTATTCGTCCTGTGTGCATCTGCTCGGTCTTTTGATGTCGTCTGAAAAGGAAAACGTGCGGAAATTTTGGCTGGGCTTCGGAGTAGCGTCGGCTCTGGCGGTATTGTGTTTCTTCAAATATTTCGACTTTTTCCGCCCGTTTATCCGCCAATACACGGGGCAGAGCGAGATTGTCGATATCTTGATGCCTTTGGGGCTGTCTTATTACACGTTTCAATCTTTGGCTTATTTGGTGTACTGCTGCCGCCATCCGATGGGCGACCGCTTTGCGTGGCATGAGTTGCTGCTGCATTTGAGCTTTTTCCCGACGATTACTTCCGGGCCGATTATCCGTGCGGCGGCGTTTAAAAGCATAGACGGCGAACAGGCGGGGGCTTTGGAACAGATTCGGACTGCCGAACCGCGCGCATTGGTGCGACCCGCGCTGGCGGTGTGCTTGATTTTGCTGGGTATTGCAAAGAAATGGTGGCTGGCAGGTGCGCTGGGAGACGGCTGGGTATCGCCCGTTTTCGAGAATCCCGCCCAGTTTGACGGCTGGGGCGTGTTGTCGGGTGTGTACGGCTATACTTTCCAGCTTTTCTTTGATTTTTCAGGCTATTCGGACTTGGTTATCGGGATGGCGATGCTGCTCGGTTTCCGCCTGCCGAAAAACTTTGCCGCACCGCTGCGCGCATTCAATATCCGCGACTTCTGGAACCGTTGGCACATCAGCCTTTCCACTTGGATACGCGACTATATTTATATTCCGTTGGGCGGCAACAAACACGGCTTCATCCTGACGCAGTTCAACTTGTTGCTGGCGATGGTATTGTCGGGCGTTTGGCACGGCTACGGCTGGAATTTCCTGCTTTGGGGCGCGCTGCACGGCGTGGCATTAATTTTGCTTAACTGCGGCGACAAAATATTCGGTCGGGACGGTTCACGTCGTCTGAAAATCTTGCGTCCGCTTGCCTGGTTTGTCACTTTTCATTTCGTCTGCTTCACTTTCGTCGTGTTCAACACCGGCAGCCTCGCCGATACGCAGATGGTGTTTGATGCCTTATTTGCCAACGAAACAGGTTGGGCTGCGCCGAATCAGGCGGATATCCTGCTGCTTGCCGCGTTTGGTCTGATGATTTTGCTCTACCCGTATTTGCTTCGCCTGTTTGACGGCGCAGTGGCGGCATTGGAAAAAATGCCGATGTGGCTTTGGTTTATACCGCTGACGCTGGCGCTGGTGTTGATTATCGTATTGGCGCCGTCGGGCATTCCGGGCTTTATTTACGCCGACTTTTAA
- the glgX gene encoding glycogen debranching protein GlgX, with the protein MKTKAWRIEEGAPYPMGVSLTEEGANFALFSIHAEKVELCLFDKGGETRLEMPSRRGSVFYGFVPEVGAGQRYGFRVYGRADSPGGSCFNPNKLLIDPYSKKIDGKPSYKDDEEMAWFRPEDERDNAAVAPKSVVVGDDDFDWGDDRRPNHPWGRTIVYEAHVKGFTKQFPDLEHAGTYQALTDPRVIDYLKTLGVTAVELLPVHQHLDEYHLQKMGLSNYWGYNTYSHFAVEPSYAADAECAAEELKQAVKALHQAGLEVILDVVYNHTAEQDEKGPMLCQRGIDNALWYWLKPDGSYENWSGCGNTLNIVRRDVTRWAADSLRYWAETFHVDGFRFDLGTVLGREPDFQAYGRFFQVVYQDPVLACCKLIVEAWDIGEGGYHLGNFPQPFAEWNGRFRDDMRAFWVWESGNLGAFAERLAGSSDIFNHSGRHPSASINFITAHDGFTLHDLVSYNEKHNHANGEDNRDGHNENISYNHGIEGETEDAAVLEDRSYTAKALLASLFLANGTPMLLAGDEFGNSQQGNNNSYCQDNPITWLDWQQAYEALRGYTRDLIHLRQEIKLLGDDVWWEKERVGWLNAEGEPMSELCWHNRSAKAMQIVLDNEWLLLINAKRSQQIFNLPQGSWQLSCVPSEKFNYNQDGKLTVEHMGIWILQRKNTSPNI; encoded by the coding sequence ATGAAAACCAAAGCATGGCGCATTGAAGAAGGTGCGCCTTATCCGATGGGCGTGTCGCTGACTGAGGAAGGGGCGAATTTTGCGCTGTTTTCCATTCATGCCGAAAAAGTCGAGCTGTGCCTCTTTGACAAGGGAGGGGAAACCCGTTTGGAAATGCCTTCGCGGCGCGGGTCGGTGTTTTACGGCTTTGTGCCGGAAGTCGGGGCAGGGCAGCGGTATGGTTTTCGTGTTTACGGACGCGCTGATTCGCCGGGCGGCTCGTGTTTCAATCCGAACAAATTGTTGATTGACCCGTATTCCAAAAAAATCGACGGCAAACCAAGTTACAAGGATGATGAGGAAATGGCATGGTTTCGTCCGGAAGACGAGCGGGACAATGCGGCGGTGGCGCCTAAAAGCGTGGTGGTGGGCGACGATGATTTCGATTGGGGCGACGACCGCCGTCCGAACCATCCGTGGGGCAGGACGATAGTGTACGAAGCCCATGTGAAAGGCTTTACCAAGCAATTCCCCGATTTGGAACACGCGGGAACGTATCAAGCGCTGACCGATCCGCGCGTGATTGATTATTTGAAAACTTTGGGCGTTACCGCCGTCGAGCTGCTGCCGGTACACCAGCATTTGGACGAATACCACCTGCAAAAAATGGGCTTGAGCAATTATTGGGGCTACAACACTTATTCCCATTTTGCCGTCGAGCCGTCTTATGCCGCCGATGCCGAATGCGCAGCGGAAGAGTTGAAGCAGGCGGTCAAAGCCTTGCATCAGGCGGGCTTGGAAGTGATATTGGATGTCGTGTACAACCATACCGCCGAGCAGGATGAAAAAGGCCCGATGCTTTGCCAGCGCGGCATAGACAATGCTTTGTGGTATTGGCTGAAGCCCGACGGCAGCTATGAAAACTGGTCGGGCTGCGGCAATACGTTGAACATCGTCCGCCGCGACGTAACCCGTTGGGCGGCGGACAGCCTGCGTTATTGGGCGGAAACATTTCATGTGGACGGTTTCCGTTTCGACTTGGGAACGGTATTGGGGCGGGAACCCGATTTTCAGGCTTACGGACGCTTTTTTCAGGTGGTTTACCAAGACCCCGTGTTGGCATGCTGCAAACTGATTGTCGAGGCGTGGGACATCGGCGAAGGCGGCTATCACTTGGGCAATTTCCCGCAGCCTTTTGCTGAGTGGAACGGACGTTTCCGCGACGATATGCGCGCGTTTTGGGTGTGGGAAAGCGGCAATTTGGGTGCGTTTGCCGAACGTCTGGCAGGGTCGTCTGATATTTTCAACCACAGCGGTCGCCATCCTTCTGCCAGCATCAATTTCATCACCGCGCATGACGGCTTCACACTGCACGATTTGGTCAGTTACAACGAAAAACACAACCATGCCAACGGCGAAGACAACCGCGACGGGCATAACGAAAACATCAGCTACAACCACGGCATCGAAGGCGAAACCGAAGATGCGGCGGTTTTGGAAGACCGCTCCTACACCGCCAAAGCCTTGCTTGCCTCGCTGTTCCTTGCCAACGGTACGCCTATGCTGCTGGCGGGCGACGAGTTCGGCAACAGCCAACAGGGCAACAACAACAGCTACTGTCAGGACAACCCGATAACTTGGCTGGATTGGCAGCAGGCGTATGAAGCATTGCGAGGCTATACGCGGGACTTAATCCACCTGCGTCAAGAAATTAAATTACTGGGCGATGACGTCTGGTGGGAAAAAGAGCGCGTCGGCTGGCTCAATGCGGAAGGCGAACCGATGAGCGAGCTTTGTTGGCACAATCGCAGCGCAAAAGCCATGCAGATCGTTTTGGACAATGAATGGCTGCTGTTGATCAACGCCAAACGTAGTCAACAAATATTTAACCTGCCTCAAGGAAGTTGGCAGCTTTCTTGCGTACCATCTGAGAAGTTTAATTACAATCAGGACGGCAAACTGACAGTTGAACATATGGGTATTTGGATTTTGCAGCGTAAAAATACATCGCCGAATATATGA
- the trpD gene encoding anthranilate phosphoribosyltransferase translates to MITPQQAIERLISNNELFYDEMTDLMRQIMSGQVPPEQIAAILTGLRIKVETVSEITAAAAVMREFAAKVPLKNSDDLVDIVGTGGDGAKTFNISTTSMFVAAAAGAKVAKHGGRSVSSSSGAADVMEQMGAVLNITPEQVAESIRQTGLGFMFAQNHHSAMRHVAPVRRSLGFRSIFNILGPLTNPAGAPNQLLGVFHIDLCGILSRVLKQLGSKHVLVVCGKGGLDEITLTGKTRVAELKDGEIREYDISPADFGIEIRRDLDEIKVANAQESLEKMDEVLSGKHGAARDIVLLNAAAALYAGNVVPSLADGVKAAEAAIDSGKAKAKKEEFVRFTQQFAKE, encoded by the coding sequence ATGATTACACCGCAACAAGCCATCGAACGCTTAATCAGCAACAACGAATTGTTTTACGACGAAATGACCGACCTGATGCGCCAGATTATGAGCGGGCAGGTGCCGCCAGAACAAATCGCCGCCATCTTGACCGGATTGCGGATTAAAGTCGAAACCGTATCGGAAATCACCGCCGCCGCCGCCGTCATGCGCGAATTTGCCGCCAAAGTGCCGCTGAAAAATTCAGACGACCTCGTCGATATTGTCGGTACGGGCGGGGACGGTGCAAAAACCTTCAATATTTCCACGACTTCCATGTTTGTCGCGGCGGCGGCAGGCGCGAAAGTCGCCAAACACGGCGGGCGCTCCGTTTCCTCGTCCAGCGGCGCGGCGGACGTGATGGAGCAGATGGGCGCGGTATTGAACATTACGCCTGAGCAAGTCGCCGAAAGCATCCGTCAAACAGGCTTGGGCTTTATGTTCGCCCAAAACCACCACAGCGCGATGCGCCACGTCGCGCCCGTGCGCCGTTCACTCGGGTTTAGAAGTATTTTCAATATCTTGGGACCGCTGACCAACCCTGCCGGCGCGCCAAACCAGCTCTTGGGCGTGTTCCACATTGATTTATGCGGCATCCTGTCGCGCGTATTGAAACAGCTTGGTTCCAAACACGTTTTGGTCGTGTGCGGCAAAGGCGGTTTGGACGAAATCACGCTGACGGGCAAAACCCGCGTTGCCGAGCTGAAAGACGGAGAAATCCGCGAATACGACATCAGCCCCGCCGATTTCGGTATCGAAATCCGCCGCGATTTGGACGAAATCAAAGTCGCCAACGCGCAAGAGTCTTTGGAAAAAATGGATGAAGTGTTGAGCGGCAAACATGGTGCGGCACGCGACATCGTCCTGCTCAACGCCGCCGCCGCGCTCTATGCCGGCAATGTCGTGCCTTCGTTGGCGGACGGTGTCAAAGCCGCCGAAGCAGCCATCGATTCAGGCAAGGCAAAAGCGAAAAAAGAAGAATTTGTCCGCTTTACGCAGCAATTTGCCAAAGAGTAA
- a CDS encoding aminodeoxychorismate/anthranilate synthase component II — MLLFIDNYDSFTYNIVQYFAELGQEVVVRRNDDITLEEIEALKPQYLVIGPGPCSPKEAGISVAAMRHFAGKLPIMGVCLGHQTIGEAFGGDVVRAKTLMHGKVSPVFHLNKGMFKDLPDPVTCTRYHSLVIARDTLPDCLEVTAWTEDQEIMGVRHKEYAVEGVQFHPEALLTEHGHDMLKNFLEEFKDFQASAA, encoded by the coding sequence ATGCTTTTGTTTATTGATAACTATGACAGTTTCACCTACAACATCGTCCAATATTTCGCCGAACTCGGTCAGGAAGTCGTCGTCCGCCGCAATGACGATATTACGCTTGAAGAAATCGAAGCTTTGAAACCGCAATATCTCGTTATCGGGCCGGGTCCTTGTTCGCCGAAAGAGGCGGGCATTTCCGTCGCCGCCATGCGCCATTTCGCCGGCAAGCTGCCGATTATGGGCGTGTGCCTCGGGCATCAGACGATAGGCGAAGCGTTCGGCGGGGATGTGGTGCGGGCAAAAACGCTGATGCACGGCAAAGTTTCGCCCGTGTTCCATTTGAACAAAGGCATGTTTAAAGATTTGCCCGATCCCGTTACCTGCACGCGTTATCACAGCCTTGTCATCGCCCGCGATACGCTGCCCGATTGTTTGGAAGTCACCGCATGGACGGAAGATCAGGAAATCATGGGCGTGCGGCACAAGGAATACGCCGTCGAAGGCGTGCAGTTCCACCCCGAAGCCCTGTTGACCGAACACGGACACGATATGTTGAAAAACTTTTTGGAAGAATTTAAAGACTTCCAAGCGTCCGCTGCTTAA
- a CDS encoding DUF4124 domain-containing protein, with translation MNKLILSTLLLAFSAVATASPVFECIDKSGRKTYTQTGGKNCKPGNIGRPSVYTSAAPSAHSASASAASRNSPSEQMPPPPAGATPSSSSAQNELAQVQKNLEEGKQVRYGNERNYARYQERIKSLENQVKAAQERVNAANSMGGEGEMMPEY, from the coding sequence ATGAATAAATTGATTTTAAGCACATTACTGCTCGCATTTTCAGCCGTAGCAACAGCATCTCCCGTATTTGAATGTATCGACAAATCGGGGCGTAAAACCTATACGCAGACCGGCGGCAAAAATTGCAAACCGGGCAATATCGGCAGACCTTCGGTTTATACCTCCGCCGCACCGTCTGCACACTCGGCATCAGCAAGCGCTGCTTCAAGAAACTCTCCTTCCGAACAAATGCCACCTCCACCGGCAGGTGCAACGCCCAGCTCATCTTCGGCGCAAAATGAATTGGCTCAGGTACAGAAAAATCTGGAAGAGGGCAAACAGGTTCGTTATGGCAACGAGCGCAACTACGCCCGCTATCAAGAACGGATTAAGAGTCTGGAAAATCAAGTGAAAGCTGCGCAGGAGCGGGTTAATGCAGCAAATAGCATGGGCGGAGAAGGTGAGATGATGCCTGAGTATTGA
- a CDS encoding cupin-like domain-containing protein translates to MGFKLTPIDVVENISREDFYQNYLKPRRPVVIKGLTRNWPARDKWSLDYMKETVGDIVVPLYNSAKADPSAPINAASTEMRFSDYIDLIKREPTDLRIFLFDPIKHAPALLNDYVFPKELMGGFLDRYPTLFFGGAGSETFLHYDIDMAHIFHTHFGKKHIILFDYKWKERLFRIPFATYALEDYHVDNPDTERFPELEGIEGIECFLEYGDTLFMPTGWWHWMKYLDGSFSISLRAWDESWSVKAHSLWNLTVQRKFDDFMKARFKARYMNWKEQLACKRARRAWERGMPR, encoded by the coding sequence ATGGGTTTCAAACTTACTCCGATTGATGTTGTAGAAAACATCAGCCGCGAAGATTTTTATCAAAACTATCTCAAGCCCCGCCGTCCTGTCGTGATCAAAGGACTGACCCGCAACTGGCCCGCCCGCGACAAATGGTCGCTGGACTATATGAAAGAAACCGTCGGCGATATCGTCGTTCCCTTGTACAACAGCGCCAAAGCCGACCCTTCCGCGCCGATTAACGCCGCCAGCACAGAAATGCGCTTCAGCGACTATATCGATCTGATCAAACGCGAGCCGACGGATTTGCGGATTTTCTTATTTGACCCCATCAAACACGCTCCCGCCTTGCTGAACGATTACGTTTTCCCCAAAGAGCTGATGGGCGGATTCTTAGACCGATACCCTACCCTGTTTTTCGGCGGTGCAGGCTCGGAAACCTTCCTGCACTACGACATCGATATGGCGCACATCTTCCACACGCATTTCGGCAAGAAACACATCATCTTGTTCGATTACAAATGGAAAGAGCGTCTGTTCCGCATTCCTTTCGCCACTTACGCGCTGGAAGACTACCACGTTGACAATCCCGATACGGAACGTTTCCCCGAACTTGAAGGCATCGAAGGCATCGAATGCTTCCTTGAATACGGCGACACCCTGTTCATGCCGACCGGCTGGTGGCATTGGATGAAATACCTTGACGGCTCATTCTCCATCTCCCTGCGCGCATGGGATGAAAGCTGGTCGGTTAAGGCGCATAGCCTGTGGAACCTGACCGTACAGCGCAAGTTCGACGACTTCATGAAAGCCCGCTTTAAAGCACGCTACATGAATTGGAAAGAACAGCTTGCCTGCAAACGCGCCCGCCGCGCATGGGAACGCGGCATGCCTCGTTAA
- a CDS encoding TetR/AcrR family transcriptional regulator: MTTIQADEVKIMNGVTSAQFISAGIHFYPRCGYKRLSEQAIAEHLNSNLETFNRMFADKDEFVKAMLIEYSNRALGRVSFDFAQNIEDTERLYQIVWRLAVTIREHLAWIHRMLLDSEEGVDLITKALKKQHKMLACGMIRHIKKCNGREDVPELELLNQFEFLNGAVISPMIMNTRYRMLGILTEEMNGRHDDLLTDSSIHQRIDWAFAALFPQYRPKARPF; this comes from the coding sequence ATGACAACAATACAGGCAGATGAGGTGAAGATAATGAACGGTGTAACCAGTGCGCAATTTATTTCCGCAGGCATTCATTTTTATCCCAGATGCGGCTACAAGCGGCTGTCCGAGCAGGCGATCGCGGAGCATTTGAATTCGAATTTGGAAACGTTCAACAGGATGTTTGCCGATAAAGACGAATTTGTGAAGGCGATGTTGATTGAGTACAGCAATCGGGCTTTGGGGCGGGTGTCGTTCGATTTTGCCCAAAATATCGAAGATACGGAGCGGCTGTATCAGATTGTCTGGCGGCTGGCGGTAACGATACGCGAGCATTTGGCGTGGATACACAGGATGCTGCTGGACAGCGAAGAAGGCGTGGATTTGATTACCAAAGCGTTGAAAAAGCAGCATAAGATGCTTGCCTGCGGGATGATTCGGCATATCAAGAAGTGCAACGGCAGGGAAGATGTGCCGGAATTGGAATTGTTGAACCAGTTTGAGTTTCTCAACGGCGCGGTTATTTCGCCGATGATTATGAACACGCGCTACCGTATGTTGGGGATACTGACCGAGGAGATGAACGGGCGGCATGACGATTTGCTGACTGATTCGTCCATCCACCAAAGGATAGATTGGGCGTTTGCCGCGCTGTTTCCGCAATACCGTCCTAAGGCTCGTCCGTTTTGA